A single region of the Actinoplanes sp. SE50/110 genome encodes:
- a CDS encoding excinuclease ABC subunit UvrA → METTHPADSHDLIRVHGARVNNLKDVSVEIPKRRLTVFTGVSGSGKSSLVFGTIAAESQRMINETYSAFVQGFMPALARPEVDVLDGLTTAILVDQERMGADPRSTVGTATDANAMLRILFSRLGDPHIGSPQAYSFNVASISGAGAVTMAKGGVTTRERRSFSITGGMCPRCEGRGAVTDFDLTALYDDSKSLNEGALTIPGYSMDGWFGRIFRGCGYFDPDKPISEYTKRELTDLLHREPTKIKVDGINLTFTGLIPSIQKSFLAKDREAMQPHIRAFVDRAITFTTCPDCDGTRLNEGARASKIRGVNIADACRMQISDLAAWVRDLDEPSVAPLLGKLRHTLDSFIEIGLGYLSLDRPAGTLSGGEAQRTKMIRHLGSSLTDVTYVFDEPTIGLHPHDIQRMNDLLRQLRDKGNTVLVVEHKPEAIAIADHVVDLGPLAGAGGGEVVYQGTLEGLRASGTLTGRHLDDRAAVKNDVRKPSGFLEVRGADRHNLRGVDVDIPMGVLVVVTGVAGSGKSSLIHGSVAGRDGVVTVDQGAIRGSRRSNPATYTGLLEPIRKQFAKVNGVKPALFSANSEGACPNCNGNGVIYTDLGMMAGVATTCEVCEGRRFDASVLDYRVAGKNISEVLAMPVAEAVEFFAAGDGRNPAAHRILARLLDVGLGYLTLGQPLSTLSGGERQRVKLAVHMGEPGGVFILDEPTTGLHLADVEQLLGLLDRLVDAGRSVIVIEHHQAVMAHADWIIDLGPGAGHDGGLVVFEGTPAELVAGRSTLTGEHLAAYVRA, encoded by the coding sequence ATGGAGACCACGCACCCCGCCGACAGCCACGACCTCATCCGCGTGCACGGCGCGCGGGTCAACAACCTCAAGGACGTCAGCGTCGAGATCCCGAAACGCCGGCTCACCGTCTTCACCGGGGTGTCCGGCTCGGGCAAGAGCTCCCTGGTCTTCGGCACCATCGCGGCCGAGTCCCAGCGGATGATCAACGAGACGTACAGCGCGTTCGTGCAGGGCTTCATGCCCGCGCTGGCCCGGCCCGAGGTGGACGTGCTGGACGGGCTGACCACGGCGATCCTGGTCGACCAGGAGCGGATGGGCGCCGACCCGCGCTCCACGGTCGGTACCGCCACCGACGCCAACGCCATGCTGCGGATCCTGTTCAGCCGGCTCGGCGACCCGCACATCGGCTCCCCGCAGGCGTACTCGTTCAACGTCGCCTCGATCTCCGGCGCCGGCGCGGTCACCATGGCGAAGGGCGGGGTCACCACCAGGGAACGCCGCAGCTTCAGCATCACCGGCGGAATGTGCCCGCGGTGCGAGGGCCGCGGCGCGGTCACCGACTTCGACCTGACCGCGCTGTACGACGACAGCAAGTCGCTGAACGAGGGCGCGCTGACCATCCCCGGGTACAGCATGGACGGCTGGTTCGGGCGGATCTTCCGGGGCTGCGGATACTTCGACCCGGACAAGCCGATCAGCGAATACACCAAGCGGGAGTTGACCGACCTGCTCCACCGCGAGCCGACGAAGATCAAGGTCGACGGGATCAACCTGACCTTCACCGGGCTCATCCCGTCCATCCAGAAGTCGTTCCTGGCCAAGGACCGGGAAGCGATGCAGCCGCACATCCGGGCCTTCGTCGACCGGGCGATCACGTTCACCACCTGCCCCGACTGCGATGGCACCCGGCTCAACGAGGGCGCCCGCGCGTCGAAGATCCGCGGGGTGAACATCGCCGACGCGTGCCGGATGCAGATCAGCGACCTGGCCGCCTGGGTGCGCGACCTCGACGAGCCGTCGGTCGCCCCACTGCTCGGCAAACTCCGGCACACCCTCGACTCGTTCATCGAGATCGGCCTCGGCTACCTGTCCCTGGACCGGCCGGCCGGCACCCTGTCCGGCGGTGAGGCGCAGCGCACCAAGATGATCCGCCACCTGGGCTCGTCGCTCACCGACGTGACGTACGTCTTCGACGAGCCCACGATCGGTCTGCACCCGCACGACATCCAGCGGATGAACGACCTGCTGCGGCAACTGCGCGACAAGGGCAACACGGTCCTGGTGGTGGAACACAAGCCGGAGGCGATCGCGATCGCCGACCACGTGGTCGACCTCGGGCCGCTGGCCGGGGCGGGCGGCGGCGAAGTCGTCTACCAGGGCACCCTCGAAGGGCTGCGGGCCAGCGGGACCCTGACCGGGCGGCACCTCGACGACCGGGCGGCGGTGAAGAACGACGTCCGCAAGCCGTCCGGATTTCTGGAGGTGCGCGGAGCGGACCGGCACAATCTGCGCGGTGTCGACGTCGACATCCCGATGGGTGTGCTGGTCGTCGTCACCGGCGTCGCCGGGTCGGGCAAGAGCAGCCTGATCCACGGCTCGGTGGCCGGGCGGGACGGGGTGGTCACCGTCGATCAGGGCGCGATCCGCGGGTCGCGGCGCAGCAACCCGGCGACGTACACCGGTCTGCTCGAACCGATCCGCAAACAGTTCGCCAAGGTCAACGGCGTGAAGCCGGCGCTGTTCAGCGCCAACTCCGAAGGCGCCTGCCCGAACTGCAACGGCAACGGGGTGATCTACACCGATCTGGGGATGATGGCCGGGGTGGCGACCACCTGCGAGGTGTGCGAGGGGCGGCGGTTCGACGCGTCGGTGCTCGACTACCGCGTCGCGGGGAAGAACATCAGCGAGGTGCTGGCGATGCCGGTGGCCGAGGCGGTGGAGTTCTTCGCGGCGGGGGACGGGCGGAATCCGGCGGCGCACCGGATCCTGGCGCGGCTTCTCGACGTGGGGCTGGGATATCTGACGCTGGGGCAGCCGCTGTCGACCCTCTCCGGTGGGGAGCGGCAGCGGGTGAAACTGGCCGTGCACATGGGGGAGCCGGGCGGGGTGTTCATCCTCGACGAGCCGACCACCGGGCTGCACCTCGCCGACGTGGAACAACTGCTGGGACTGCTCGACCGGCTGGTGGACGCGGGACGGTCGGTGATCGTGATCGAGCATCACCAGGCGGTGATGGCGCACGCCGACTGGATCATCGATCTGGGGCCGGGCGCGGGACATGACGGCGGACTCGTCGTCTTCGAGGGCACGCCGGCGGAGTTGGTGGCCGGGCGGTCGACGCTGACCGGTGAGCACCTGGCGGCCTACGTGCGGGCGTAG
- a CDS encoding RICIN domain-containing protein gives MMTLHRSGDDDRGSLPIAMMVVLTGLVLSVAVLPMIVRQVSGERSISDRNTALAGARIGLDVVMARIASASMKIAASDPSAVGLLEDLPDCRNPVEGDVGVGQEKLKYSVTIAYKDSEGTSLTCPLTKVPKTAELKSTGAGSLNVAPIGKPAQYGSRVLNASYTFALDNDNQKAVGGSIRIDTSTVGNLCMDAVSKTPAAGAPVKARLCDGSSTQQFQYTEELYLKLVNSETDAYPNGMCVFGTTAHANGKAVVLQPCPSGSIVADFQWSLDNNSELKSTSPTRTVENFCINLTTGSKVDTPLVLNSCSSNSSLNVWRFDAGVGAGMAGEETYQLVNYSQFSRCLDVTSRSVTSTYMIAWFCKQDPNGVVDWNQTWYHPVPVAPAVEKQGVIYVISSGKRYCLKSPLVATTSSWVTVTATGCPQTTVTSNVGIPAELLWNVRRATGSYTTSYRIEDAKGLCLQPTDLATGVKNVDLHADGTSKVKVAVCSSAELQKWNAPPDISNSSPLTGVKEN, from the coding sequence ATGATGACGCTTCACCGGTCCGGCGACGACGATCGCGGATCGCTGCCCATCGCGATGATGGTGGTGCTGACCGGCCTGGTCCTCTCGGTCGCGGTCCTTCCGATGATCGTCCGGCAGGTCAGCGGGGAACGGTCGATTTCGGACCGCAACACCGCCCTGGCCGGGGCCCGCATCGGCCTGGACGTGGTGATGGCCCGGATCGCGTCGGCCAGCATGAAGATCGCCGCGTCCGACCCCTCGGCCGTCGGCCTCCTGGAGGATCTGCCGGACTGCAGGAATCCGGTCGAGGGTGACGTCGGCGTGGGCCAGGAGAAGCTCAAGTATTCGGTGACGATCGCCTACAAGGACTCCGAGGGCACCTCGCTCACCTGTCCGCTCACCAAGGTCCCGAAGACCGCGGAGCTCAAATCCACCGGTGCGGGCTCGCTGAACGTCGCCCCGATCGGCAAGCCCGCCCAGTACGGCTCCCGCGTCCTGAACGCCTCCTACACGTTCGCGCTGGACAACGACAACCAGAAGGCGGTCGGCGGCTCCATCCGGATCGACACCTCGACGGTCGGCAACCTCTGCATGGACGCGGTGTCGAAGACCCCGGCGGCGGGCGCGCCGGTGAAGGCGCGGCTCTGCGACGGCAGCAGCACCCAGCAGTTCCAGTACACCGAAGAGCTCTACCTCAAGCTGGTGAACTCGGAGACCGACGCCTACCCGAACGGCATGTGCGTGTTCGGCACCACGGCGCACGCCAACGGCAAGGCGGTCGTGCTGCAGCCCTGCCCGAGCGGCAGCATCGTGGCCGACTTCCAGTGGAGCCTGGACAACAACAGCGAGCTGAAGTCGACCAGCCCGACCCGGACGGTGGAGAACTTCTGCATCAACCTCACCACCGGCAGCAAGGTGGACACCCCGCTGGTGCTGAACTCCTGCAGCAGCAACTCGTCGCTGAACGTCTGGCGCTTCGACGCCGGGGTGGGCGCCGGCATGGCCGGGGAGGAGACCTACCAGCTGGTCAACTACTCCCAGTTCAGCCGCTGCCTGGACGTGACCAGTCGGTCGGTCACCTCGACGTACATGATCGCGTGGTTCTGCAAGCAGGACCCGAACGGTGTCGTGGACTGGAACCAGACCTGGTACCACCCGGTGCCGGTGGCTCCGGCGGTCGAGAAGCAGGGCGTCATCTACGTGATCTCGAGCGGCAAGCGGTACTGCCTGAAGTCGCCGCTGGTGGCCACCACCAGCAGCTGGGTGACGGTGACCGCGACCGGCTGCCCGCAGACCACCGTGACCAGCAACGTCGGGATCCCCGCCGAACTGCTGTGGAACGTACGCCGGGCCACCGGCAGCTACACCACCAGCTACCGGATCGAGGATGCCAAGGGCCTGTGCCTGCAGCCCACCGACCTCGCCACCGGGGTCAAGAACGTGGATCTCCACGCGGACGGCACCAGCAAGGTGAAGGTGGCCGTCTGCAGCAGCGCCGAGCTGCAGAAGTGGAACGCTCCGCCGGACATCAGCAACTCCAGTCCGCTGACCGGCGTCAAGGAGAACTGA
- a CDS encoding type II secretion system protein J, with protein MPPWKRRPADDDDQGFSLMEVLVTTGIMSVVTIVAVTALLQIYSGTRQIEQNSVAGDQLDISYVRLDRELHYATYVYGPTPGATNSRSYLEFAVPPRQKLLTDTVDPPVRCRQLMFDPVKKTLTMATWDLPGTTPGTPATLATDVVLDAGATTPFAVVKPGDTPFVTASAGTVGVGPQFNANYLMVRIRFQAKVGDAVQRFDNSFTSQNITDENDGDTSADPVPDPDRNCSNVGRP; from the coding sequence GTGCCGCCGTGGAAGCGCCGTCCGGCCGACGATGACGATCAGGGCTTCTCGCTGATGGAGGTCCTGGTCACCACCGGGATCATGTCGGTGGTGACGATCGTCGCGGTGACCGCCCTGCTGCAGATCTACTCCGGCACCCGGCAGATCGAACAGAACTCGGTCGCCGGTGACCAGCTGGACATCAGCTATGTCCGGCTGGACCGGGAGCTGCACTACGCGACGTACGTGTACGGCCCGACCCCGGGGGCGACCAACTCCCGGTCGTACCTGGAGTTCGCGGTTCCGCCCCGGCAGAAGCTCCTGACGGACACCGTCGACCCGCCCGTCCGCTGCCGGCAACTGATGTTCGACCCGGTCAAGAAGACGTTGACGATGGCCACCTGGGACCTGCCCGGCACCACGCCGGGCACCCCGGCCACGCTCGCCACCGACGTGGTGCTCGACGCCGGCGCCACGACCCCGTTCGCCGTCGTCAAGCCGGGGGACACGCCGTTCGTCACCGCGAGCGCCGGGACGGTCGGGGTGGGTCCGCAGTTCAACGCCAACTATCTGATGGTCCGGATCCGGTTCCAGGCGAAGGTCGGCGACGCCGTCCAGCGTTTCGACAACTCGTTCACCTCGCAGAACATCACCGATGAGAACGACGGTGACACGTCCGCCGACCCGGTGCCGGACCCGGACAGGAACTGCAGCAACGTAGGGAGGCCGTAG
- a CDS encoding putative Ig domain-containing protein gives MDEGFTLLEVLVALAVISAAMAGLGAFFVNGALTVAQQRDQRYAARLASSALEQVRALEGSALLDGRGQAKVDQQWAEVQSGPFASMMQPYLSHMLKLGIPNSTEGDNAALPTVPKPVTVGTTSYQQSIFVGPCEVYVTRDDDCVVPLPLTDPNRPTDATSILSYYRVVVLETWRHKTCTAPGNQCGYVASTLVSSKKDDAKFSSTRAIPKIRQPDMKVFYRNLNKVSVKMKVTGGNLPNTWSAVNLPDGLSIDPQTGMVGGTPTKLGTWSNATTGTYVRVVENAPPTGTLSPRSDNDKALGLTWKVIDPPVARSPATWSYAGAAISIAPVVVDTSVPYTYSISGLPAELSFDPATGVITGTPAQTFSATVTAVTTANYVAIDVPFAHTVVQPLTLQPITDQTVDLVSTVSVPAVAAGGDGKYTFTATGLPVELSINATTGVISGGPVLIAGRYLPTVTVKDGLGGSVSVSFVMQVGSPSTTLMFTAPAAVQTSSAGKAVTIPITTNADALNVKGVKVTATGLPTGVSVDKKGENLTGTPLLPGVYTVTLTGTPSGKDAQVTQYTFVWTIL, from the coding sequence ATGGACGAGGGCTTCACGCTGCTCGAGGTGCTCGTGGCGCTGGCCGTGATCAGTGCCGCGATGGCCGGTCTGGGCGCATTCTTCGTCAACGGTGCGCTCACCGTCGCTCAGCAGCGTGATCAACGCTACGCCGCACGGCTCGCCAGCAGCGCGCTCGAGCAGGTCCGCGCCCTGGAAGGCTCGGCGCTGCTCGACGGGCGCGGTCAGGCGAAGGTTGACCAGCAGTGGGCGGAGGTGCAGAGCGGGCCGTTCGCGAGCATGATGCAGCCGTACCTGTCGCACATGCTGAAGCTGGGCATCCCGAACAGCACCGAGGGCGACAACGCGGCGCTGCCGACCGTGCCCAAGCCGGTCACCGTCGGCACCACCAGCTACCAGCAGAGCATCTTCGTCGGCCCGTGCGAGGTCTACGTGACCCGCGACGACGACTGTGTCGTGCCGCTCCCGCTGACCGACCCGAACCGTCCCACCGACGCCACCTCGATCCTGTCGTACTACCGCGTGGTGGTGCTGGAGACCTGGCGGCACAAGACCTGCACGGCGCCCGGCAACCAGTGCGGCTATGTCGCCTCGACGCTGGTCTCCAGCAAGAAGGACGACGCCAAGTTCAGTTCCACCCGGGCGATCCCGAAGATCCGCCAGCCCGACATGAAGGTCTTCTACCGCAACCTCAACAAGGTCTCGGTCAAGATGAAGGTGACCGGCGGCAACCTGCCGAACACCTGGAGCGCGGTCAACCTGCCCGACGGGCTCAGCATCGACCCGCAGACCGGCATGGTCGGCGGCACCCCCACCAAGCTGGGCACCTGGTCCAACGCCACCACCGGCACCTACGTCAGGGTGGTGGAGAACGCGCCGCCGACCGGCACGCTGTCCCCGCGCTCGGACAACGACAAGGCGCTCGGCCTGACCTGGAAGGTGATCGACCCGCCGGTCGCCAGGTCGCCCGCCACGTGGAGCTACGCCGGCGCCGCGATCAGCATCGCGCCGGTCGTGGTGGACACCTCGGTGCCCTACACGTACTCGATCTCCGGCCTGCCCGCCGAGCTGTCGTTCGACCCGGCCACCGGGGTGATCACCGGGACGCCGGCGCAGACCTTCAGCGCCACCGTCACGGCCGTCACCACCGCGAACTACGTCGCGATCGACGTGCCGTTCGCACACACGGTGGTCCAGCCGCTGACCCTGCAGCCGATCACCGACCAGACGGTCGACCTGGTGTCGACGGTCAGCGTGCCCGCGGTCGCCGCCGGCGGTGACGGAAAGTACACGTTCACCGCGACCGGCCTGCCGGTGGAGCTGAGCATCAACGCCACCACCGGCGTGATCTCCGGCGGCCCGGTGCTCATCGCCGGCCGGTACCTGCCGACGGTCACGGTGAAGGACGGGCTCGGTGGGTCGGTGAGCGTCAGCTTCGTGATGCAGGTGGGCTCGCCGTCGACCACCCTGATGTTCACCGCTCCGGCGGCCGTGCAGACCTCCAGCGCCGGTAAGGCGGTGACGATACCGATCACCACCAACGCCGACGCGCTCAATGTGAAGGGCGTCAAGGTCACCGCCACCGGGCTGCCGACGGGTGTCTCGGTGGACAAGAAGGGCGAGAACCTCACCGGCACCCCGCTGCTGCCCGGCGTCTACACCGTCACGCTGACCGGTACCCCGTCGGGCAAGGACGCGCAGGTCACGCAGTACACGTTCGTCTGGACGATCCTGTGA
- a CDS encoding MEDS domain-containing protein, which translates to MAELDALDRLGPGDHACLVFDDESVWARGVASFIRSGLRRHLRIMYCGRDADRLPAILGGLGLNVGAALESGQLALAGVDTAYLRKGVFDPEASLLAWAAQVAAARAAGYRGMVGIGDMSWACRYAGIEQLAWYEAQVNRICVDGFTMGVCLYDRRLFSEPDLRRVTRTHPAPLLRAVRTSEPRGLRVAGEADLSNRQALRAVVEHLIEDTAAGPEPVTLDLSDLRFADSAAARILLTPARGTPLRVTGVSGPLRRLLDFHWSGPPEDLRIE; encoded by the coding sequence ATGGCCGAGCTCGATGCGCTCGACCGGCTGGGCCCCGGTGATCACGCCTGCCTCGTCTTCGACGACGAGTCCGTGTGGGCCCGCGGTGTGGCGTCGTTCATCCGGTCCGGGCTGCGTCGGCATCTGCGGATCATGTATTGCGGGCGGGACGCCGACCGGCTGCCGGCCATCCTCGGCGGCCTGGGCCTGAACGTCGGCGCGGCGCTGGAATCCGGTCAGCTCGCCCTGGCGGGGGTGGACACGGCGTACCTCCGCAAGGGGGTCTTCGATCCGGAAGCGAGCCTGCTGGCCTGGGCGGCGCAGGTCGCCGCCGCCCGCGCGGCCGGCTATCGCGGGATGGTCGGGATCGGCGACATGTCGTGGGCGTGCCGGTACGCCGGCATCGAGCAGCTCGCCTGGTACGAGGCGCAGGTGAACCGGATCTGCGTGGACGGTTTCACGATGGGCGTGTGCCTCTACGACCGGCGGCTGTTCAGCGAGCCGGACCTGCGCCGGGTGACCCGCACCCATCCGGCGCCGCTGCTGCGGGCGGTGCGCACCAGCGAGCCGCGCGGCCTGCGGGTCGCCGGGGAGGCGGACCTGTCGAACCGGCAGGCGCTGCGCGCGGTGGTCGAGCATCTGATCGAGGACACCGCGGCCGGCCCGGAACCGGTCACCCTGGATCTGAGCGACCTGCGGTTCGCCGACTCGGCCGCCGCCCGGATCCTGCTCACCCCGGCCCGCGGGACCCCGCTGCGGGTCACCGGGGTGAGCGGCCCGCTGCGCCGGCTGCTGGACTTCCACTGGTCCGGACCGCCCGAGGACCTGCGAATCGAGTAG
- a CDS encoding acyl-CoA dehydrogenase family protein, producing the protein MALTDPLELLDVAGLLSDEERQIQETVRRFVADRVRPHVAEWFEAGTFPRELAPELGRLGVLGMHLEGYGCAGTSAVAYGLACLELEAGDSGLRSFVSVQGSLAMFSIWRYGSPEQKQEWLPRMAAGEAIGCFGLTEPDFGSDPANMRTRAVRDGDDWILTGTKMWITNGSIADIATVWAQTEDGIRGFLVPRGTPGFTSRTIKQKLSLRASITGELILDEVRLPDSARLPGARSLGAPLSCLNEARFGIIFGAVGAARDALQVALDYAGSRVQFDRPIAAFQLTQEKLANMAVDVNTGALLALHLGRLKDAGTLKPHQVSVGKLNNVRKALAVARECRTILGGSGITLEYSPLRHANNLESVLTYEGTSEIHTLVIGQALTGHAAYR; encoded by the coding sequence ATGGCCCTCACCGACCCGCTGGAACTGCTCGACGTCGCCGGACTGCTCAGCGACGAGGAACGGCAGATCCAGGAGACCGTCCGCCGGTTCGTCGCCGACCGGGTGCGCCCACACGTCGCGGAGTGGTTCGAGGCCGGCACCTTCCCCCGCGAGCTCGCGCCCGAGCTGGGCAGACTCGGTGTGCTCGGGATGCACCTGGAGGGCTACGGGTGTGCCGGGACCAGCGCCGTGGCGTACGGCCTGGCCTGCCTGGAGCTGGAGGCCGGCGACTCGGGGCTGCGCAGCTTCGTCTCCGTGCAGGGCTCCCTGGCGATGTTCTCCATCTGGAGATACGGGTCGCCGGAGCAGAAGCAGGAGTGGCTCCCGCGGATGGCGGCCGGCGAGGCGATCGGCTGCTTCGGCCTGACCGAGCCCGACTTCGGCAGCGACCCGGCCAACATGCGCACCCGGGCGGTCCGCGACGGCGACGACTGGATCCTCACCGGCACCAAGATGTGGATCACCAACGGCAGCATCGCCGACATCGCCACGGTCTGGGCGCAGACCGAGGACGGCATCCGCGGCTTCCTGGTGCCGCGCGGCACCCCCGGCTTCACCAGCCGCACCATCAAGCAGAAGCTGTCCCTGCGGGCGTCGATCACCGGCGAGCTGATCCTCGACGAGGTCCGGCTGCCCGACTCCGCCCGGCTGCCCGGAGCCCGCAGCCTCGGCGCCCCGCTCAGCTGTCTGAACGAGGCCCGGTTCGGCATCATCTTCGGCGCGGTCGGCGCCGCCCGCGACGCGCTGCAGGTGGCGCTCGACTACGCCGGCAGCCGGGTGCAGTTCGACCGGCCGATCGCGGCCTTCCAGCTCACCCAGGAGAAACTCGCCAACATGGCGGTCGACGTGAACACCGGTGCGCTGCTCGCCCTGCACCTGGGCCGGCTCAAGGACGCCGGCACCCTGAAGCCGCACCAGGTCAGCGTCGGCAAACTCAACAACGTCCGCAAGGCGCTGGCCGTCGCCCGCGAGTGCCGCACCATCCTCGGCGGCAGCGGCATCACCCTCGAATACTCACCGCTGCGGCACGCCAACAACCTGGAGTCGGTGCTGACCTACGAGGGCACCTCGGAGATCCACACCCTGGTCATCGGCCAGGCCCTCACCGGTCACGCCGCCTATCGCTGA